A genome region from Bacteroidota bacterium includes the following:
- a CDS encoding DUF2961 domain-containing protein — MVKIWIDDSLIVASDLRGLFRNVHGVFRPPLDSEASGAFVCDIQLCYKKNFRVTEFTAPNNCCLFWGVEYRPMPDSSEIESALTRFPITEQQQHAAEEAYHRSGSPWDTTASVRHVLPQMLVAAGESVLIDSLRGPGLLQELHVDVDTAEFAALSDLRLRIYWDGNPTPSVDVPVPDFFGCGAGFRTVNAFQIRADLGGHFTCYLPMPFAEQAVIRLENFGSKTVHLGGGQLLYSPEAVNRHDEGYLYAQFSESKPAHWKRYHPVAHALGRGRFIGVFFALPDYPIASYLEGNPYFFVDSSEQNTVWYTGTEDYCNGGWYFRDHTFSLPFAGCTHEYSSIYRFHYLDALDFEKSLDYEHQHGVNNDFQTWYRTVGFLYKRWTPFWPSHDSLDRAEQWNIQGKGYRPGQAIDISIDTTHLRSMTAGIDGSFTADLTIPASVPSGIHRLSVNGEVRPEPIFVLSDPTVRFLNDTNPPVFRAGDSLILDGQGFIPGERVRIYVDTAEVNYLSIPTVSSLNDLHATIRLPWLPESVYRIRVRGDRGSEALTRSFQLTRTLSYEFEDLPVIYSEWTYQSSPVYLGWYPYADWSNTTGYLFYPDGPSRKIKFGFNVPVSDTFAVSMYHIIGLRYGNYDLYLDSMFVGSLHGYLDTDWSMPMRSAPLELGIHYLTAGSHDLMFRCTGHDSSAVDFLMDADNMILTPTTAYHSLKQPGDSSTDVETLPGPFARLSENPVRSDRAILRYSLGSSSPTDGATITADVFDILGRRVRSSSGLQTSQSVGSIELDCRGLANGKYFVIVHGIDGLSSSNTTLPMVLDR, encoded by the coding sequence TTGGTCAAGATTTGGATCGACGATTCGCTTATTGTTGCTTCGGATCTGCGCGGACTCTTTCGCAACGTCCACGGAGTCTTCCGTCCACCGCTGGACTCGGAAGCCTCCGGAGCATTTGTGTGCGACATTCAACTCTGCTACAAGAAGAATTTTCGAGTGACGGAGTTCACCGCTCCAAATAACTGCTGTTTGTTCTGGGGAGTGGAGTACCGACCAATGCCCGATTCGTCTGAGATCGAGAGTGCCTTGACGAGATTCCCGATTACAGAACAACAACAACATGCCGCCGAAGAGGCGTATCATCGCTCAGGTTCACCATGGGACACGACTGCCTCGGTTCGGCATGTTCTGCCGCAGATGCTGGTCGCGGCGGGGGAGTCGGTACTCATTGATTCACTCCGAGGGCCAGGGCTGCTGCAGGAGCTGCATGTTGACGTGGATACTGCCGAGTTTGCGGCCCTATCTGACCTTCGTTTACGTATCTATTGGGATGGGAATCCGACGCCAAGCGTCGATGTGCCGGTACCAGACTTCTTTGGTTGCGGCGCTGGATTTCGCACCGTGAATGCGTTTCAAATTCGAGCGGATCTCGGGGGTCATTTCACCTGCTACCTTCCGATGCCATTTGCGGAGCAAGCGGTAATCCGACTCGAGAATTTCGGTTCGAAGACAGTCCATCTCGGCGGAGGGCAGTTACTCTACTCTCCTGAAGCGGTGAATCGCCATGACGAAGGGTATCTCTATGCGCAGTTCAGCGAATCCAAGCCTGCGCATTGGAAGCGGTACCATCCGGTCGCTCATGCGCTCGGCCGGGGTCGTTTCATCGGCGTGTTCTTCGCATTGCCTGACTATCCGATCGCCTCCTACCTGGAGGGGAATCCGTACTTCTTCGTCGATTCATCCGAACAGAACACTGTATGGTATACCGGTACGGAAGACTATTGCAATGGGGGCTGGTATTTCCGTGATCACACGTTCTCATTGCCATTTGCAGGTTGTACGCACGAATACTCCAGTATCTACCGCTTTCACTACCTCGACGCACTCGATTTCGAAAAGTCGTTGGACTACGAACACCAACACGGTGTCAATAACGACTTTCAGACATGGTACCGAACCGTCGGTTTCTTGTACAAACGATGGACTCCGTTTTGGCCAAGCCATGATAGCCTCGACCGAGCAGAACAATGGAACATCCAGGGGAAGGGGTACCGTCCGGGGCAAGCGATCGACATATCGATCGATACCACGCATCTACGATCGATGACAGCAGGAATCGATGGCTCGTTTACCGCCGACCTTACCATTCCGGCCTCGGTGCCGAGTGGTATACATCGGCTGAGTGTCAACGGGGAAGTACGCCCCGAGCCGATCTTCGTACTGTCCGATCCGACGGTACGGTTCCTCAATGACACCAATCCGCCTGTATTTCGTGCAGGGGACTCGTTGATACTCGACGGACAAGGTTTTATTCCGGGCGAACGCGTTCGGATCTACGTCGATACCGCAGAGGTCAATTATCTCTCGATCCCGACAGTTTCTTCGCTCAACGATCTGCATGCGACCATCCGGCTTCCGTGGCTGCCGGAGTCTGTGTATCGAATTCGGGTTCGTGGCGATCGCGGTTCAGAAGCGCTCACCCGATCGTTTCAACTGACCCGGACACTTTCGTATGAATTCGAGGACCTCCCGGTGATTTATAGCGAATGGACCTACCAGTCATCTCCAGTCTACCTCGGATGGTACCCGTATGCCGATTGGAGCAATACGACGGGGTATCTCTTCTATCCGGACGGGCCATCACGGAAGATCAAATTCGGGTTTAACGTGCCTGTCAGCGATACGTTCGCTGTATCCATGTACCATATCATTGGACTTCGATACGGCAATTATGACCTCTATCTCGACAGTATGTTTGTGGGGTCGTTGCATGGATATCTGGACACCGACTGGTCGATGCCAATGCGTTCGGCGCCTCTCGAACTGGGTATTCATTACCTCACCGCCGGTTCGCACGATCTGATGTTCCGTTGTACCGGACACGATAGTTCTGCGGTTGATTTTCTCATGGATGCCGACAATATGATTCTCACGCCAACTACTGCGTATCACAGTTTGAAGCAGCCCGGCGACTCGTCGACAGATGTCGAGACCCTGCCTGGTCCGTTTGCGCGGCTATCCGAAAATCCCGTCCGTTCCGACCGGGCAATCCTTCGATATTCGCTCGGCTCTTCTTCGCCCACCGATGGGGCCACCATTACTGCAGACGTATTTGATATTCTCGGCAGACGAGTTCGTTCGAGTTCGGGGCTGCAAACGTCACAATCCGTGGGTTCGATCGAGCTGGATTGCCGCGGACTAGCCAATGGAAAGTACTTTGTCATCGTTCACGGCATCGACGGGTTGAGCTCGTCGAACACGACTCTTCCAATGGTACTGGATCGGTAG
- a CDS encoding vitamin B12-dependent ribonucleotide reductase — MKVARRFTKKGTSVFDQFEYTMRSSVLRNPDGKPIFEMHDIEVPRQWSQVATDILAQKYFRKAGVPQRDAEGNLLIGEDGKQVMGAEKSIKQVAHRLAGCWRYWGEKHGYFSSKDDAQAYYDEMVYMIMRQMGAPNSPQWFNTGLAWAYGITGPAQGHWYVDPKTGQLTRSSDAYTHPQPHACFIQSVTDDLVNEGGIFDLMTREARIFKYGSGTGSNFSALRSAGEKLSGGGQSSGLMSFLKIFDTAAAAVKSGGTTRRAAKMVILDVDHPDIENFITWKASEEQKVAALVAGSKICDLFLNMIMKIAVEGGTDRHLNHDLDIAIKKALARGVAMNYIVRCLRLVEMGYDHIDFKTFDTHYEGEAYQTVSGQNSNNSVRVTNDFMNAVANDEEWQLRYRTSGKVAKTVKASHLWNEITLAAWSSADPGMQFDTTINEWHTCPADGRINASNPCSEYMFLDDTACNLASINLAHFLNEETGEFDIEGYKHAARIWTITLEISVLMAQFPSREIAQRSFDYRTLGLGYANLGTILMVLGIPYDSPKALAISGALTAILCGESYAASAEMARDLGAFPRYEANKESMLRVIRNHKLAAYDAAADRYEGLTIKPMGISAEEAPEDLLTAARECWDRAYELGEAHGFRNAQVTVIAPTGTIGLVMDCDTTGIEPDFAIVKFKKLAGGGYFKIVNQSVRKALVRLGYTDKQIEEIEKFCKGHGTLVGCPAVNRSTLKLKGFSDEKIDEIEKQCDNVFDLRFAFNKWTLGEDYCKKLGFTLEQMDDPNFDMLASLGYSKEEISKANDYVCGTMTIEGAPFLADEHLPIFDCANKCGKYGKRFIPYNAHIRMMAAAQPFISGAISKTINMPNEATVEDISNAYTDSWKLMIKANALYRDGSKLSQPLNSINEEGDLAEQVLFSDPEDEIKETVGAAELHQLINVQAEETGTWQPRRLKLPQRRRGWLREAVVGGHKVYLRTGEYDDGALGEIFIDMYKEGASFKGLLNCFAVLASKALQYGVPLEELVDTFTFTRFEPAGSVQGHEAIKNATSILDYVFRALGYEYLNRTDFVHVKAVDEHKHDHHHHASVAAGPATAPVSAVSTQRTEAPSEDEVVERLKNQQKSEPEPAMAAATSAATAAETRKQQYREAKTKGYTGEQCPACGSMRVKRNGACTLCEDCGTTSGCS; from the coding sequence ATGAAGGTAGCCCGTCGCTTTACGAAAAAAGGAACCAGTGTCTTCGATCAGTTCGAATACACGATGCGCTCGAGCGTGTTGCGCAACCCCGATGGCAAGCCGATCTTCGAGATGCACGACATCGAAGTACCGCGCCAGTGGTCGCAGGTGGCTACCGATATCCTCGCCCAGAAGTATTTCCGCAAGGCCGGCGTCCCCCAGCGCGATGCCGAAGGCAACCTCCTCATCGGTGAGGACGGCAAGCAGGTCATGGGCGCCGAGAAGTCCATCAAGCAGGTAGCTCACCGTTTGGCGGGTTGCTGGCGCTATTGGGGCGAGAAGCACGGCTATTTCTCCTCCAAGGATGATGCGCAGGCGTATTATGACGAAATGGTCTATATGATCATGCGTCAGATGGGTGCTCCGAACTCGCCGCAGTGGTTCAACACTGGCCTTGCCTGGGCATACGGCATCACCGGTCCGGCACAGGGCCACTGGTACGTCGATCCGAAGACCGGCCAGCTCACGCGTTCGAGCGACGCCTACACCCATCCGCAGCCGCACGCCTGCTTCATCCAGTCGGTGACCGACGATCTCGTCAACGAAGGCGGCATCTTCGACCTGATGACGCGCGAGGCGCGCATCTTCAAGTACGGCTCGGGCACGGGCTCGAACTTCTCTGCATTGCGTTCGGCAGGTGAAAAGCTTTCCGGCGGCGGACAGTCGAGCGGACTCATGAGCTTCCTCAAGATATTCGACACCGCAGCAGCGGCGGTGAAGTCGGGCGGCACGACGCGTCGCGCAGCGAAGATGGTCATTCTCGACGTTGACCACCCGGATATCGAGAACTTCATCACCTGGAAGGCATCCGAAGAGCAGAAGGTCGCCGCGCTCGTGGCCGGCTCGAAGATCTGCGATCTCTTCCTGAACATGATCATGAAGATCGCCGTCGAGGGTGGCACCGATCGCCACCTCAACCACGATCTCGATATCGCCATCAAGAAGGCGCTTGCCCGCGGCGTTGCGATGAACTACATCGTCCGCTGCCTGCGCTTGGTCGAGATGGGCTACGACCACATCGACTTCAAGACCTTCGATACGCACTACGAAGGCGAAGCATACCAGACCGTCTCGGGACAGAACTCGAACAACTCGGTCCGCGTCACCAACGACTTCATGAATGCGGTTGCGAACGACGAGGAGTGGCAGCTCCGCTACCGCACCAGTGGTAAGGTCGCCAAGACCGTCAAGGCATCGCACCTGTGGAACGAGATCACGCTCGCCGCATGGTCGAGCGCCGATCCGGGCATGCAGTTCGATACGACCATTAACGAGTGGCATACCTGCCCCGCAGACGGCCGCATCAACGCCAGCAACCCATGCTCCGAGTACATGTTCCTCGACGACACGGCCTGTAACCTCGCGTCGATCAACCTCGCGCACTTCCTCAACGAGGAGACCGGCGAGTTCGACATCGAAGGCTACAAGCATGCGGCGCGCATCTGGACGATCACGCTCGAGATCTCGGTGCTCATGGCGCAATTCCCGTCGCGCGAGATCGCGCAGCGTTCGTTCGATTACCGCACGCTCGGCCTCGGTTACGCGAACCTCGGTACCATCCTCATGGTGCTCGGCATTCCGTACGATTCGCCGAAGGCGCTTGCCATTAGCGGCGCACTGACCGCCATCCTCTGCGGCGAGAGCTATGCAGCGTCGGCCGAAATGGCGCGCGACCTCGGCGCATTCCCGCGCTATGAGGCCAACAAGGAGTCGATGCTCCGCGTCATCCGCAACCACAAACTTGCTGCCTACGATGCAGCCGCCGACCGCTACGAGGGCCTGACCATCAAGCCGATGGGCATCAGCGCCGAAGAAGCGCCGGAAGATCTCCTTACTGCCGCACGCGAGTGCTGGGACCGCGCCTACGAGCTCGGCGAAGCACACGGCTTCCGCAACGCACAGGTCACCGTCATCGCGCCGACCGGCACGATCGGCCTCGTGATGGATTGCGACACCACCGGCATCGAGCCCGACTTCGCCATCGTGAAGTTCAAGAAGCTCGCCGGCGGCGGATATTTCAAGATCGTCAATCAGTCGGTCCGCAAGGCGCTCGTGCGCTTGGGCTATACCGACAAGCAGATCGAAGAGATCGAGAAGTTCTGCAAAGGCCACGGCACGCTCGTCGGCTGCCCGGCGGTCAATCGCTCGACGCTCAAGCTCAAAGGCTTCTCCGACGAGAAGATCGACGAGATCGAGAAGCAGTGCGACAACGTCTTCGATCTCCGTTTTGCGTTCAACAAGTGGACGCTCGGCGAAGACTACTGCAAGAAGCTCGGCTTCACGCTCGAGCAGATGGACGATCCGAACTTCGATATGCTCGCATCGCTCGGCTATTCGAAGGAAGAGATCTCGAAGGCCAACGATTACGTCTGCGGCACGATGACCATCGAAGGCGCGCCGTTCCTCGCCGACGAACACCTGCCGATCTTCGATTGCGCCAACAAGTGCGGCAAGTACGGCAAGCGCTTCATCCCCTACAATGCGCACATCCGCATGATGGCGGCCGCACAGCCGTTCATCTCGGGTGCGATCTCGAAGACGATCAATATGCCGAACGAGGCGACCGTCGAGGATATCTCGAATGCGTACACCGACTCGTGGAAGCTCATGATCAAGGCGAACGCGCTCTATCGCGACGGCTCCAAGCTGTCGCAGCCGCTCAACTCGATCAACGAAGAAGGCGACCTCGCTGAGCAGGTCCTCTTCAGCGATCCCGAGGACGAGATCAAAGAGACCGTTGGCGCTGCCGAGCTGCACCAGCTCATCAACGTGCAGGCCGAAGAGACCGGCACATGGCAGCCGCGCCGCCTGAAGCTGCCGCAGCGCCGCCGCGGATGGCTCCGCGAAGCCGTCGTCGGCGGACACAAAGTGTACCTGCGTACCGGCGAATACGACGACGGTGCGCTCGGTGAGATCTTTATCGATATGTACAAAGAGGGCGCAAGCTTCAAGGGACTCTTGAACTGCTTCGCCGTCTTGGCTTCGAAGGCGCTCCAGTACGGCGTGCCGCTCGAAGAGTTAGTGGATACCTTTACGTTCACCCGTTTCGAGCCCGCCGGATCGGTCCAGGGACACGAAGCGATCAAGAACGCAACATCGATCCTCGATTACGTTTTCCGTGCGCTCGGCTACGAATACCTCAATCGTACCGATTTCGTCCACGTCAAAGCGGTCGACGAGCACAAGCACGACCACCATCACCACGCAAGCGTTGCGGCGGGGCCTGCGACTGCGCCGGTATCGGCCGTCAGCACGCAGCGCACCGAAGCGCCGAGCGAGGATGAGGTCGTCGAGCGGCTCAAGAACCAGCAGAAGTCCGAACCCGAACCGGCCATGGCCGCCGCGACCAGCGCCGCCACCGCCGCCGAAACCCGCAAACAACAGTACCGCGAAGCCAAAACCAAAGGCTACACCGGCGAGCAATGCCCCGCCTGCGGATCGATGAGAGTCAAGCGCAACGGCGCCTGCACCCTCTGCGAAGACTGCGGCACGACCAGCGGGTGTTCGTGA
- a CDS encoding type II toxin-antitoxin system RelE/ParE family toxin: MKYDLEIKPRALKDLTRLPVEDRIRMLARIEQLTNGLDGDIKKLKSHEPQYRVRSGNYRALFNIEGNKIVVYRVKDRKESYN; the protein is encoded by the coding sequence ATGAAATACGATCTTGAGATAAAACCACGAGCGCTCAAGGACCTTACCCGCCTTCCGGTGGAAGATAGGATACGCATGCTCGCGCGGATCGAACAGCTCACGAACGGACTGGACGGCGATATTAAGAAGCTAAAATCGCACGAACCTCAGTATCGCGTTCGTTCCGGAAACTACAGGGCGCTGTTCAATATCGAAGGAAACAAGATCGTTGTGTACAGGGTTAAGGATCGGAAGGAGTCGTACAACTAA
- a CDS encoding type II toxin-antitoxin system Phd/YefM family antitoxin, with amino-acid sequence MLYHTEYFEKNGQNFVVLPAEEFRKMQELLEDAEDVLDLETAISEEQHIPGLTLEEVKRTLNIP; translated from the coding sequence ATGTTATATCACACTGAGTACTTCGAGAAGAACGGCCAGAATTTCGTCGTTCTGCCCGCCGAAGAATTTCGGAAGATGCAAGAACTTCTCGAAGATGCAGAAGACGTCCTCGATCTTGAGACAGCGATTTCCGAGGAGCAACACATCCCCGGCCTGACGCTTGAGGAAGTAAAACGGACGCTCAATATCCCATAA
- a CDS encoding DUF2806 domain-containing protein, translating to MDEKDLAQIAGPADRSFRKLLETIVSGFGLKTGSRQIKKQGETALSLAKQLDSLVQSSPNLDGVSLELRDGNIQMMATASQRALSFDQRSDVALRLNAERKQQNRESIIADAAFELTAGDSQVPLSEDPVDPDWTVRFFNIAEDVSDDDMQLIWGRILAGEVCQPGSYSLRTLDLLKNISQKEATLFATLCKFVFNGRFVYYQEGIFPEFCDMSFDDILLLEEAGLLQHSLFFTMNKKDTEKGRLEIWYNSTFAFNLSADKIPTPMPCLKLTKAGIELSTLTQGPRSRKYARLLREFYRQQGFTIMEYTGGGNIVGGAFRPPEWDEDDLSDRKPKEDWGRL from the coding sequence ATGGACGAGAAGGATTTAGCACAGATTGCTGGACCGGCAGATCGTTCATTTCGAAAACTACTTGAGACGATAGTTTCAGGCTTCGGCCTGAAAACCGGCTCGCGGCAGATCAAGAAACAAGGCGAAACCGCATTGAGCCTAGCCAAGCAGTTAGACTCGCTTGTGCAGTCATCCCCAAACCTCGACGGGGTCTCCCTAGAATTGCGGGATGGCAATATTCAGATGATGGCAACCGCCTCGCAGAGAGCGCTCTCATTTGACCAGCGCTCAGATGTAGCCCTGCGACTAAATGCTGAAAGAAAACAACAAAACCGAGAGAGCATAATCGCAGATGCAGCCTTTGAGTTGACGGCGGGTGACTCTCAGGTTCCGTTATCCGAGGATCCTGTTGACCCAGATTGGACAGTTCGCTTCTTTAACATCGCAGAGGATGTTTCTGACGATGACATGCAACTGATTTGGGGTAGAATTCTAGCAGGTGAGGTTTGCCAACCGGGTAGTTACAGTTTGCGCACGCTTGATCTCTTAAAGAATATTTCCCAAAAGGAAGCAACGCTCTTCGCAACGCTTTGCAAGTTCGTCTTTAATGGCCGATTCGTATACTACCAAGAGGGAATATTCCCAGAGTTCTGCGATATGAGCTTTGACGATATCCTTCTCCTCGAGGAGGCAGGATTGCTCCAGCACTCCCTGTTCTTTACTATGAACAAGAAAGATACAGAAAAAGGGAGACTCGAAATATGGTACAATAGCACCTTCGCATTCAACCTCAGCGCCGACAAAATACCCACACCTATGCCGTGCCTAAAACTAACCAAGGCGGGTATTGAACTGTCTACGCTCACCCAGGGACCAAGGAGCCGGAAATACGCCCGATTGCTGCGCGAGTTTTATCGACAGCAGGGGTTCACCATTATGGAATACACAGGTGGAGGCAATATCGTGGGGGGAGCTTTTAGACCGCCCGAGTGGGATGAAGATGATTTGTCAGATAGGAAGCCGAAAGAAGATTGGGGCAGACTTTAG
- a CDS encoding DnaJ domain-containing protein, with protein MTPSEVKKYFDVLEIPFGSSLADAQKAYRELINVWHPDRFQGNENLRRKAEERTKRINEAYGFVKSFIEEYANQQSHQRQSNRDAHGRQTTDPPRNAGQTRTEPPPPQPPPKRDASKQAKAARNRKLLLWFLGILVFGSILKRMGYDTTSHPNTDTASHGRLPTGDDSINSSKTRQSSTQPNLPAPILSNTFMALDGTSDIFELTNVTGKITFKPREDNGLLQMRSKSNGKLLSKTLIPYYLDVHSVYRVFLDGGEYLIWDGCYPHRCPDERGLVIYSAPLNKFFRVHYIAAEDSHNATLDGNALPTGKAYVNFPLGTLPHEVERQILEHFKLDDATVVSGRLCSEYFCDGGSDGPVFKNPVDTASVGAELAAFGLWYAVPYSRARRILMQDGWKPVYELRDNRPYQEYPEVVCGNASCSVVYMKGDKRISLSLDLSDLGVDGVDTL; from the coding sequence ATGACTCCCTCAGAAGTCAAGAAGTATTTTGATGTGCTGGAAATACCATTTGGCTCTTCGCTTGCCGATGCTCAAAAGGCATACCGAGAGCTTATCAATGTCTGGCACCCTGATCGATTCCAAGGAAATGAAAACCTAAGGAGGAAGGCCGAAGAAAGAACGAAGCGGATAAACGAGGCGTACGGATTTGTGAAATCCTTCATCGAGGAGTACGCGAATCAGCAATCGCACCAACGCCAGTCAAACCGTGATGCACACGGCCGTCAGACGACGGACCCGCCACGAAACGCTGGTCAGACCAGGACCGAGCCACCGCCACCACAACCACCGCCGAAAAGAGATGCCAGCAAACAGGCAAAGGCAGCTCGAAACAGAAAGCTGCTTCTGTGGTTCTTGGGAATACTGGTGTTCGGGTCAATCTTGAAAAGAATGGGATACGACACGACGTCGCATCCGAATACCGACACCGCATCCCATGGTCGGCTCCCCACAGGCGATGATTCAATCAACAGCTCAAAAACGAGACAGTCATCCACCCAGCCTAATCTGCCTGCGCCGATACTTTCAAATACTTTTATGGCTCTTGACGGGACATCTGATATCTTCGAGCTAACCAATGTGACCGGAAAGATTACATTTAAGCCGAGGGAAGATAACGGACTACTTCAGATGCGGAGCAAGTCAAATGGGAAACTTCTAAGCAAGACCTTGATTCCTTACTACCTCGACGTACACAGTGTCTATCGAGTGTTTCTTGATGGTGGAGAGTACCTGATCTGGGATGGGTGCTACCCACATAGATGCCCTGACGAGAGAGGCCTCGTAATTTACAGTGCACCTCTAAACAAGTTCTTCCGCGTCCATTACATCGCTGCCGAGGATTCACACAACGCGACTTTGGATGGCAATGCACTCCCGACGGGCAAAGCGTATGTCAACTTCCCGCTAGGCACCCTGCCACACGAGGTGGAACGGCAGATTCTCGAACACTTCAAACTTGATGACGCTACAGTGGTTTCTGGGCGACTCTGCAGCGAGTATTTCTGCGATGGTGGTTCAGATGGCCCGGTCTTCAAGAATCCCGTTGATACAGCTTCAGTAGGTGCCGAGTTGGCTGCATTCGGGTTGTGGTACGCTGTACCGTACTCCCGCGCTCGTCGCATTCTCATGCAAGACGGTTGGAAGCCGGTTTATGAACTTCGAGACAACCGTCCCTATCAAGAGTATCCAGAAGTTGTTTGTGGAAACGCGAGTTGCAGTGTGGTCTACATGAAGGGTGATAAACGAATTTCGCTTAGTCTGGATTTATCGGATCTAGGTGTGGATGGAGTCGATACACTCTAA